A single region of the Strigops habroptila isolate Jane chromosome 3, bStrHab1.2.pri, whole genome shotgun sequence genome encodes:
- the LOC115605687 gene encoding P2Y purinoceptor 1-like, giving the protein MEKKSTDGSLDFCKIDNYTISKTGTLYGKMMNGTCTIFICNRNLKLEWYCYLLILVCLFTSLVGFLGNILALRHYVYCMKTWTTNTIFLFNLALCDFTWTLMAPFSVYYSLHKLTVFSSQTFYQTITLFFSINIYGSVYFLTLISFDRYVGAVHPITSLTWWNKGKAMFCTIAVWIFIVIASMPEIYYTVAAVRQHVIVDPLDGTEGPLHFVVPFTFSKIVLRFLIPVTVIFTCYMLTLKALLQLSKRQQRRNRLVRPLLLISAAMIIFAVSFIPYHVMMMVLLIYKINCQPPCGNISTISTIYGVTEIICSINSCLDPIIFTVANKTFYQRIKRIRCHPKYQCCCCLTGRVKDIALSPRTMT; this is encoded by the exons atggagaagaaaagcacagacGGGAGTCTGGACTTCTGTAAAATAGATAATTACACCATTTCTAAAACAG gCACACTCTATGGAAAGATGATGAATGGTACATGCACTATTTTCATTTGCAACAGAAATCTTAAGCTGGAGTGGTACTGTTATTTGCTGATTCTGGTTTGCCTTTTCACTTCATTAGTAGGATTTCTAGGTAATATACTTGCACTTCGACATTATGTGTACTGCATGAAGACATGGACAACCAACACCATATTTCTCTTTAACCTGGCACTGTGTGACTTTACTTGGACTCTCATGGCACCTTTTTCAGTATATTATAGTCTCCATAAGTTAACTGTCTTTTCCAGTCAAACATTTTATCAGACCATAACACTGTTTTTTAGTATTAACATCTATGGAAGTGTCTATTTCCTGACACTCATCAGTTTTGACAGATACGTAGGTGCTGTCCATCCTATCACTTCATTAACATGGTGGAACAAAGGAAAGGCCATGTTTTGTACCATCGCGGTATGGATCTTCATAGTGATTGCATCAATGCCAGAGATCTACTACACAGTTGCAGCTGTAAGACAACATGTCATTGTAGATCCCCTGGATGGCACAGAAGGACCTTTACACTTTGTAGTGCCGTTCACATTCTCCAAGATCGTATTGAGATTCCTAATTCCAGTCACAGTCATCTTTACGTGCTACATGTTGACTCTCAAAGCATTACTACAACTCAGTAAACGCCAGCAAAGAAGGAACAGACTGGTTAGACCTCTGCTACTGATTTCAGCTGCTATGAttatatttgctgtttctttcataCCTTACCATGTTATGATGATGGTGCTACTAATTTACAAAATCAATTGTCAACCACCCTGTGGGAACATAAGCACAATAAGCACCATTTACGGAGTCACAGAGATCATCTGCAGCATCAACAGTTGCCTTGACCCAATCATTTTTACGGtagcaaataaaacattctatcagagaattaaaagaataagaTGTCATCCCAAAtatcagtgctgctgttgtctgACAGGAAGAGTAAAGGACATTGCTCTGTCCCCAAGAACAATGACTTAA